The Balaenoptera musculus isolate JJ_BM4_2016_0621 chromosome 6, mBalMus1.pri.v3, whole genome shotgun sequence nucleotide sequence atttttctttgtcatgtAAGCcaagaacttatttttcttttgcctatgAGATAGAACTGAGTCAAATTTAggagaaaatttattttggaTCTCAAATCCTTTGAGATTCCTTCTTTATTCATATCACCTTATTTATAAAGGCAATATGTTAAGGAAAATATGCTTATTatgtatcatatttaattatgCAGACTATGTTGAATCCTTTTGGACGTTGGGGTTATAAATAAGTAAAGGAATTTTTAATCCCTCCCAACTGAATAGGAAGATAATTTAAGATTATATAGACAGCGCGGCGGCGGGTCTGGCTGGCGGCTGCGGTGGCGGCGGGCGGGAGGAGAGTGCCCCGTGTGCACGTGTGGAGAAGCGGCGGCACCAGCGCGGCGGCGGGCGGCACCCCCGCCCCCTCTGGAGACGCAGGGCCGCGCTCGACTCTCGCGGCCTCCGTCACCCGCTCAGCTCCCTGCCCTAAGCGAGGAGGCCGGCTTGCGGGGTGGAGTGGCCCGAGCTGAGGGCGCGGAGAGCTCAGGGCGGCGACGACAACGGCGTTGATATCTGTGGTAACAACGGCCTCAGCAGGCGGGGAAGATGAAAGGCCGGATCGAGCTGGGAGATGTGACACCACACAATATTAAGCAGTTGAAGAGATTAAACCAGGTGATCTTCCCAGTCAGCTACAATGACAAGTTCTATAAGGATGTGCTGGAGGTTGGCGAGCTAGCAAAACTTGCCTATTTCAATGATATTGCAGTAGGTGCAGTATGCTGTAGGGTGGATCATTCACAGAATCAGAAGAGACTTTACATCATGACACTAGGATGTCTGGCACCATACCGAAGGCTAGGAATAGGAACTAAAATGTTAAATCATGTCTTAAACATCTGTGAAAAAGATGGCACTTTTGACAACATCTATCTGCATGTCCAGATCAGCAATGAGTCTGCAATTGACTTCTACAGAAAGTTTGGCTTTGAGATTATTGAGACAAAGAAGAACTACTATAAGAGAATAGAGCCCGCTGATGCTCATGTGCTGCAGAAAAACCTCAAAGTCCCTTCTGGCCAGAATGCAGATGTGCAAAAGACAGACAACTGAACAAATTACAGATGAACTTTCTTGCACTTGCTTGTCGCCAAATAAAAGAGAGGCCCATtgattcccccccccctttcttttaaacctttcccccttccttgttcttgtgtttcctcctttcaaaacttccttccctttcctctaaaagttttaaacttttaaggACTTATTAATCATGTTTggattgttttagttttcttatttttgtgagGTGGTTTGATTGTAGGAAGGAGAAGGTATAGATCTGTTTAGTTTCACAGTTAAGATATATGGTCCCAAAAACTTGAgtgtcaatttcatttttttttaatgtcctgcTTTCACATTGAAGGGCAGAGCCtacaaaatattgtatatttcagaggacgagaagcagcagcagcaatatcTTGTTCTCTAACTCATAGACAAGTTTAGTGTGTTCGTGGTACTTTGGGGTTTTCAAGATTCTGTGGGATACTAATCCCTGTACATTGCCTTCACTCCACCTTTTGTCCTTCTGAGTATTATCTCAGGAGTTGGACCATTGTTATCCTTGTAAGAAATACTAAGCTTATTTTGTTCTGTTAAGcagttatttcttccttcctcgcTGGTGGCTGACGGTGGGTGGGACAGTCTGAGTAGGTAGTATTATACTTTGGTCTCAGCATTTGAGTTAAACTGCTTTTTGCTAATGAATGGGCTGGTTGTTAGCAGGTTTATTTTTCCTGCTGTTGATTGTTAGAAGTGGCATTAACTTTTGGAGTGTGGGCTggtgagattaattttttttaatatcccagCTAGAGATAATGGCCTTTAACTGACCTAAAGAGGTTTGttgtgatttgcttttttttctcctgtccttTTTCTTTAGTAAATCCACAATAGTTAGTCAAACCTTAAAAATGGAGTTGATGTCCTTATAGGTCAATGCCCCTAAATAAACCTGAAGCAGGTGTTGTCTCTTGGacatattaaaaaatacctaaaagGAAGCTTAGATGGACTTGTGGCACAACAAATGCATTTAATGTCAGCTAATGCAGACTGTTAGAAGTGTGGCCACTGAGCATTTGATTTTAGAGGAAGGAATATCTAGACAGTATTTTTGAGAATAACATAGCTGTGCTAATTGCTTATCTGTTGGAGAACATCCCAGATTTGCTTACATTCTGTGCCTGTGATATTGAGTTTAaggatttgggggtgggagaatTATTAAACATATTGCTTCTATTCTTGGAAAAAGTAGAAGTCTAGAAGTGTTAATAACGCAAATGTCACTGTGACCTCCTCTACTGACAGGACTGGTTTAGGCCAGATCGTTTCCTGGCACATAGGGAGTGGCTTTGACGGGTCGATAACGTTTTGTAAGATAGAAGACATCTgaaattttcatgttttcctcCATAATCCCATctccaatatttaaaattttctacattgCCAATACTGGTGGCCCAAGAAATGTTTtcattagactttaaaataatgcacAGAGCTTGAATTTTCTGTTATTCGACTTTAAAAGGAAGATTGATTCGTAATATTTATCCTCTTATGTAAATTCTGGCATAAAAgtttcatctcttcaaatatgttgaatgacaaaattattttacacAATGTTTATGCACATTTTATAATCTTAAGTTCTTACTTGAGAATGTAAAAATACAAGGTACAATAAACTTCAGCAGTCTTAGTTGAGTGCCAAGAATAATATAGAAAAGGAAGATAGTTGATAAATGAGTTTATAGGGTTATAATCTTAAGATAGTAAAAATGTAGAAAGACCATGCTGGTTTCTTGGGTATCAGTTTCTTAAGCAGTCCAAATCTAAGCTTAGAAGAAAAGTTTAGCATTAAGCACCTTTACCTTCATGGATAAGCTTCAGCTTGCTCTTGCCAAGAGAAGAGTGCTTGAGTTACAGAAGGCATAATTAGTTTGAAGATTCAGCCTTTTTGTAAACTTTGCATATCAAAATAGATTTTGATATATAAATGAGTTTTGTGAGATGACACTGCCTCTATTTCTATAACCATTTCACCTGGACTATCTAATCAGTCCTATGAATGTATCCCTGAATGTGGTTAATGAAAACCGAATAGCTGCCTCATGACAATTAAGTACATATTatttatggaggaaaaaatattaaattttgaattGAGTGTGTAGGCTCCCTATcattttagtgtttctttttccacactaGTCACTGACTTTAACCTAAATTCTAAGTGTTTGTAAAGGGTGAATTGTCCTACATCAAACTTACATGAAATAATTCCATCCACTTATGGAGGAGGAGGATGTAGAAGAGGTAGAAGCTGGGCACTAGTTCATGTGCCTATGAGTcagtaaagactgaaataatgtcCCATGTTCAGTTggttattttgataaaaattatcaTTGAGGTAAAACAATTCTGTTAACTGGAAGATCACAGGATATATCCATCATATTTTTCAGGGCAGATAGTTTTTTTCTGTAGGACAAATAGATAAACATTATATTGTATGGTAATTGCATTTAGGTTCTAAAGAAAAGAATCTGCAGAGAAATCTATGCAATATATAATTTGTCCAGATTAGTTTTCatagtgcgcatggaacattctccaggatagatcatatcttgggtcacaaatcaagccttggtaaatttaagaaaattgaaatcgtatcaagtatcttttccgaccacaacgctatgagactagatatcaattacaggaaaagatgtgtaaaaaatacaaacacatggaggctacacaatacactacttaataacgaagtgatcactgaagaaatcaaaggggaaatcaaaaaatacctagaaacaaatgacaatggagatacgacaacccaaaacctatgggacgcagcaaaagcagtgctaagagggaagtttatagcaatacaagcctacctcaagaaacaggaaacatctcgaataaacaacctaaccttgcacctaaagcaattagagaaagaagaacaaaaaaaccccaaagctagcagaaggaaagaaatcataaagatcaggtcagaaataaatgaaaaagaaatgaaggaaacaatagcaaaaatcaataaaactaaaagctggttctttgagaagataaacaaaattgataaaccattagccagactcatcaagagaaaaagggagaagactcaaatcaatagaattagaaatgaaaaaggagaagtaaccactgacactgcagaaatacaaaagatcatgagagattactacaagcaactctatgccaataaaatggacaacctggaagaaatggacagattcttagaaatgcacaaactgccgagactgaaccaggaagaaatagaaaatatgaacagaccaatcgcaagcactgaaattgaaactgtgattaaaaatcttccaacaaacaaaagtccaggaccagatggcttcacaggtgaattctatcaaatatttagagaagagctaacacctatccttctcaaactcttccaaaatattgcagagggaggaacactcccaaactcattctacgaggccaccatcaccctgataccaaaaccagacaaagatgtcacaaagaaagaaaactacaggccaatatcactgatgaacatagatgcaaaaatcctcaacaaaatactcgcaaacagaatccaacagcacattaaaaggatcatacaccatgatcaagtggggtttatcccgggaatgcagggattcttcaacatacgcaaatcaatcaatgtgatacaccatattaacaaattgaaggagaaaaaccatatgatcatctcaatagatgcagagaaagcttttgacaaaattcaacacccatttatgataaaagccctgcagaaagtaggcatagagggaactttcctcaacataataaaggccatatatgacaaacccacagccaacattgtcctcaatggtgaaaaactgaaactatttccactaagatcaggaacaagacaaggttgcccactctcaccactattattcaacatagttttggaagtgttagccacagcaatcagagaagacaaagaaataaaaggaatccaaatcggaaaagaagaagtaaagctgtcactatttgcagatgacatgatactatacatagagaatcctaaagatgctaccagaaaactcctagagctaatcaatgaatttggtaaagtagcaggatacaaaattaatgcacagaaatctcttgcatttctatacactaatgacgaaaaatctgaaagtgaaattaagaaaacactcccgtttaccattgcaacaaaaagaataaaatatctaggaataaacctacctaaggagacaaaagacctgtatgcagaaaattataagacactgatgaaagaaattaaagatgatacaaatagatggaaagatataccatgttcctggattggaagaatcaacattgtgaaaatgactctactacccaaagcaatctacagattcaatgcaatccctatcaaactaccactggcatttttcacagaactagaacaaaaaatttcacaatttgtatggaaacacaaaagaccccgaatagccaaagcaatcttgagaacgaaaaatggagctgggggaatcaggctccctgacttcagactatattacaaagctacagtaatcaagacagtttggtactggcacaaaaacagaaatattgatcaatggaacaggatagaaagcccagagataaacccacacacatatggtcaccttatctttgataaaggaggcaagcatatacagtggagaaaagacagcctcttcaataagtggtgctgggaaaattggacagatacatgtaaaagtatgaaattagaacactccctgacaccatgcacaaaaataaactccaaatggattaaagacctaagtgtaaggccagacactatcaaactcttagaggaaaacataggcagaacactctatgacatacatcacagcaagattctttttgacccagctcccagagaaatggaaataagaacacaaataaacaaatgggacctaatgaaacttaaaagcttttgcacagcaaaggaaaccataaacaagaccaaaagacaaccctcagaatgcgagaaaatatttgcaaatgaagcaactgacaaaggattaatctccaagatttacaagcagctcatgcagctcaataacaaaaaaacaaacaacccaatccaaaaatgggcagaagacctaaatagacatttctccaaagaagatatacagatggcctacagacacatgaaagaatgctcaacatcattaatcattagagaaatgcaaatcaaaactacaatgagatatcatctcacaccggtcagaatggccatcatcaaaaaatctagaaacaataaatgctggagagggtgtggaggaaagggaactctcttgcactgttggtgggaatgtaaattgatacagccactatggagaacagtatggaggttccttaaaaaactacaaatagaactaccatacgatccagcaatcccactactgggcatataccctgagaaaaccatagttcaaaaagagtcatgtaccaaaatgttcattgcagctctatttacaatagccaggacatggaagcaacctaaatgtccatcgacagatgaatggataaagaagatgtggcacatatatacaatggaatattactcagccataaaaagaaatgaaatggaggtatttgtaatgaggtggatggagttagagtctgtcatacagagtgaagtaagtcagaaagagaaaaacaaatacagtatgctaacacatatatacggaatataaggaaaaaaaaaagccatgaagaacctagtggcaagacgggaataaagacacagacctactagagaatggacttgaggatatggggagggggtggggtgagatgtgacagggtgagagagtgtcatggacatatatacactacaaaatgtaaaatagatagctagtgggaagcagccgcatagcacagggagatcagctcggtgctttgtgaccacctagaggggtgggatggggagggtgggagggagggagatgcaagagggaagagatatgggaacatattgtatatgtataactgattcactttgttataaagcagaagctaacacaccattgtaaggcaattatacttcaataaagatgtttaaaaaaaaaaaaaaagattatataaaattatttgatcATTCATATcctaaaacatttccttttcaaGAACAgtagaatataaaatgttttcactAAGCCAAAAATATGATCAGGAAAATAAGTAACCTATAAGGATACCTGGATTCTAATCCTGATAATGTTACCAGTTAACTTTATGATCTTGGAAAAAAGAGTCATGGTAACATTGCTTCTCATCTGCTAAATGGAAAAATAGTATAGGTGAAAACTTAGACCccttttgtttctaaatttctgAGTCTGTATAAACATAACTTTGAGTCTGAATACTAGGGTTGAAACCTATGAAGACAAAAGAATTAACAATATCCAAATGGGATATAAAAGAAGGCTATAATATAAGCTGTATTTAGCCCctacaacagaaacaaaaatcacagaAGCAAAAGCCTCTGCTATTGAATAGGAACCACATTGTTCTGTGTaaatatgaaacattattttCCAGTTGTGTCTAGCACCTCTGCTGAAGTTCTGTTTAGGCATTAAACTTAGAAGatacttaaagattttttttttttttaccgtaaCGTTTGATGATTCTGATGATATGTAAAAGATGTTTTCCAAGGAGTCATAGTCACAACCATCTAAGAACCCTAGAAGTCAACCCAGAAATCACAAAGAAGCATTTATCTTAACAAAGAAAACTTCCTGATAGCTAAGAATCCTCTAAAATATACCCTCTTCccacctttaacatttttttttctttatcactatATTATTCCCCTCTGTAAACTTTTGAGGGTATAATTATTCATACAAGCACTCTTCAtacctatttctctttttctttgtccatGTGTGTAAATAGCCAGAAAATAGCCCCTAAAATTTATAAGAAGAGCTTTACCTAGATCCTTTGCTTGAGAGACCAAAATGTCTAGTGATCATTGGAATGCATGTCTATCGACCCCAGACTGTGATGACATCTGTCtgcataattaattttttaagtttgcataattaattttttaaattttattttattaaactattcCTACAAATACAACAGTATAAAAGTGTCCTGCATATATGATGCACTTTCATGAAATAACATAAACAAAACCAGAACCAATCAGtactagaatatatatatatgcagattCTAAAGCGTATGGTGCAAATTGTTAAtagaagtaataaaagaaatcagCTTAGACCATTCTAGAAAATGGATAAAACATGAACTAAATGTTAAGTGTTAGACCTTAAATGAGGGAGGAGATTTCAGGGCACAGAACcatacgtatatatacacatatgtccaAAGGGGAAGGTAAGTGTGTGAGCAGAGAACATTTAGAAGGCCAGAAGAGAAGACTGTTAGGACTATTCGCCAAATTTTTCAGATGTGAGGAACATACTGAGGAATATTGTCTTCATTCTCTGGGCAGTTGGAAGCCAGTATGTGTTCTTACACAGGAAGATAACATAATGGAGCCTGctgttaaaacaacaaacaaaaaaccccattaAATTATCAATTATCTTAAATATGctaataaaaatgttacttttgttgtcacataattataataaatagattagatttttcttttttttttttttaagtaaagaaaatattctttgagCAAGGAGTTAGCAAATATTGACCAGAAAAACAGTTGATGGTCTCAGTGGTAATTACAAAGTCTCCCACCCATTTCAGTGAAGAAATAATTGCTGTTGAAaagtttacaaattattttatggaGTAATGTTATAATAAAATCAGGTAAATTTTCATgtcctaaatattttgttttgttttcaaatgaaatgtAATTGAAAAGGCACCAGGACACCTGCAATATAATAAACCTAGGAGGATGTAGAAGtgacatttaagaaaaatgagcTTTGCTTAAAAATCCAAAACAGATTTTGGTTAGGGTTGGTGTCTGTAGAACCAACTTAGTTTCCGTCGGAGCTGAAACCCTCCCCTCCCTAGTTTTAGTGGGAGCTATTTTGTATTACTCCGTGAACACAGCGTGTGTTGCAAATGCTTTCAGAGATCTTGGGGAACTCAGCTCAGGGCACCAGTgacaaatatttccaaatacaaactattatactTCTAAATGggaatttctttgattttcagttaCAAGAAGGTGTTGATTTGTAGTTCCTGCCGTCCTTTCAATGTCAAAGAATTAAAACTTGCATGAGAAGTCATAGTGAATCCTTTTGAGAAACCTCCTCCTAAGCCCAGGGAGATGCTCTTTTCACTTCATATCTTGAAAAACTAGTTACACCAGCCAGGCAGTTCTGGGTATAAGGCACTGTGTGGCAGTTAGGGGTAATCCCCATGTTTGCATAGACAAGAATGGATTTTGCACTAACCCAGTTGATTTTGCCCTCTTTTTAAAGAATggaataaaacttttatttaaatggacttataacaatttattttatctaaatatGTCTTTGCTTATTGAAATGGCAAAGAGGTAACTTTTTTTCAATGATGGTACTCAATAAGAACAGGTTTGTCAAGGGATTCCTTTGTATACTGCTAGTGGGGTTAAATTGATTGGAAAATACTGTCGAGGAAAGCAATGTTGTTATTGGATAGGTAGAGTTTACAAATGCATGTAATATTGGGGTAGTAGTCTTGTCTTTACGCATATGTTCTTAAGCAAGAattagtgaattttttaaaaaaaatggacaaagatggTATAATATTGTgatttacaataaatatatatttggtcttcatcccaaAGTTCCTAAAACTCTTGGGATTTCCAAAGTGGTGATAGCTATAAAGGCAATGacagtgtcttttgttattttaataaagtgaCTTTTGGATGGCAGCTAAGGATAGGGGCTAGTTACCAGGAGAACCAGTCACCTTATTAGAGGGCTGGAATTTTCACCCCCAGtttctggaaagagagagaggggctgTAGGGTGAATCGGttgccaatgatttaatcaaccatatCTTTGtaatgtaatgaagcctccataaaaactcaaaaggaCTGAGCTCTGAGACCTTCTGGGGCAGTGAACACATGTAGGTTCCTGGAGAGTGgtgtgcctggagagggcatgagAGCTCCATGTTCTTTCCCCATATCTTGCCCTATATGAGTCGCTAGCATCTggttgttcctgagttatatccttttataataaacccaTAATCTAGTGAGAAAACAGAtttcttgagttctgtgagctgctctagcaaattaatcgcaCTGGAGGAGCGGCATCCTGGGAAGCTGCGTTTTACAGCTagtcagtcagaagtacaggtaataACCTGGAGTGGTGACTGGTGTCTGATACCCAAGCTTAGGGTTGTCAAAAGCTCCAATCTATAGCTGGTCTGTCAGAAGCTCAGGTGACATCCTGGGCAAGTGAATGACATCCGAAATGGAGGGGGAGACAGTCTTGCAATACTGTGCCTTTGATCCGTGGAACCTGATGCTATCTGCAGGTAGTTAGTGTTAGAATTAAGTTGAATTGTAGGAGACCCAGTCGGTGTccaagaattgcttggtggtgtggggggAAACCCCTTCTCCACACATTGACGTTGGGTCTCAGAACACTAAGAGATGGCCAGAGCATTGTTATTGATAATCatgaaaaaattggaaacaaccaaaaagtGCCCAAATCTTGCATGGCAAATTCTTTAACCGAAGTATATGAGTGTATCTTACTATTGCAATCAAGAAAAGTCATGTAAATATGTGTGGGGATATACATATACCcaaatgtataaacatatatatatacttacttaTGAAGACTCTAACTGTTGGTTCTTTCAGACTGTCATTATCTACTTAGTGTTTTTTaagtaatttctattttaattaggGTTTCTCTGTGTAACTTTGATATATCTCTTAGTTTTTATCCAAGCATGTGAATAATGTCATTACcatgaacaaaatatatatgaCTAATTGAAAAACcatctaaacatttttttccataagttTTAAGAATAAGAACTGACTATGTCAACCCTAATTACTCTTGTACCATAAGTCTCTTGGTGTGAATCTTACTGGGGtgacataaaatttatttctcccagtccATTCATGTAATTGGAATGGTAGGTAGAATTCcctagcaaaatttcattctctcaCTCCCTcgctccttctttccctctctttttccatctctttccatctttctctcccactcctccctctctctttcccccaattGCATACATTTCCAATTACATAGTTTAAAAATGGTCATAAGGTAACAATTCATTATGTTAGCATAGGATAGAAAAATGCCAGCTGAGATTCCTCTTACTGTTGgaagaaatacaataaatattttttaaattgttgtctaattataaaaatatgaactttCAACTGTAGTGTCTATTTTGCCAACAGTTATGTTCTTTCTTGCTAATCCAAtacataattttagttttttcaaCACTGCATTTTCTTGGAGAGATGCCAATTTGCAGATCCGTACTACAAGTGTAGTAATTTTGCAATGTTAGAGTGATTTGTTTAGttacaattttctttatcttctgctATGGTGATAAAAGCTACAAATGAAGCTTTGACTGAGGAATATACTGGATACAAGGCCATCGTGGCATGGATAAACAATTTACTACAATTACTAGTGGTGCTAGGGAAGcttcaaaaatacatttccaaaatGGAATAGTCTAAGTTACATCGATATATTTGGCTTCATGTCTTAATCTTTGCTTTTGTCTATTTTCCTTCAGGGTGtgaaatgtgactgtatttgtcaCATTTAATACCAGCCTTAAGCTGGTATTCTTGTAACTTAGACATAAGGAAGGCAGTAGAACACAGAAGCATCAGGGTGCTGATGGGAAATAGCAAGTGTTTAGAAAGACCAGTAAAATTTGCTTAATATCTCTATACAGGTTTTCCCTGCTATCCAAAAGTTGTctgttcctatgaaacctttcataaGCTGAAATGGTGTAAAGGGAAGAATCAATtgccttaggacacatcttgctaaagATTGCACAGAATAAatggagataaagcacagatgctcacagacgcAATTCAGAGCTATGGAGGCTTGATGCTAAGATGCAAGTGTAGTTCCtagggaaggagcttggtggtgccaCTCTCACAACTCAGGGTGCAGGCTGCCTTTATAAGGGCTCgctgcaaaacaaatgctgaacgCTGTTTTTGCTCTTTGCCTTTTCTCACAAAAGTGAAAATGCTCTTTGGATTTATCTTGGTTACAAAAACAGGCACTAATGTAGGGCTTTCCAAAAAGTTAAGGGACATAAagcaaacttttgaaaagcagaggATACCTGTATTCTTATAAACATATGAACAATAATTAAGAAACCATGAAAAACTATATTGCCTCTGCCCATAACCCAAATAAGGCAAATATGTCCGCTTACATGCCATCAAATACTGTCCAGTAAAGAAATGTCTTCAAACTTGGCTCAAGCTGTTCTTTAGTTGAGGTTTCAAAAATAAGTTGTTAACAATGATGTCTTTCCTAGCTGACTTTGTAATccattttctgcatctgttttgCCTTTAGTGACTCCACGGTAGAATAATAATCATGGTGCTTTTCAGAAGCAGATCTTGTGAAATGCCATATGCTATATGATTCTCAGAATGAAAAATAGTTTTACATTGTCAATTATTTGGGCTTTTTTCCCAGGAGATACTTTTTATGAAcatgtgaattttactttatgtgGTAGATTTGTtacagaaaagttatttttaaactagTTGGGAGAAtcatatcttattttaaatgtacGGGAGGAGTTTGGTAGTATTAGGGACCTTGTGATAAACACTTTTTCAAAGtgaaatattctaaattattttctaagctGTGATTTTCTATACTGTTATCTAAAAT carries:
- the LOC118896482 gene encoding N-alpha-acetyltransferase 50-like, whose amino-acid sequence is MKGRIELGDVTPHNIKQLKRLNQVIFPVSYNDKFYKDVLEVGELAKLAYFNDIAVGAVCCRVDHSQNQKRLYIMTLGCLAPYRRLGIGTKMLNHVLNICEKDGTFDNIYLHVQISNESAIDFYRKFGFEIIETKKNYYKRIEPADAHVLQKNLKVPSGQNADVQKTDN